One segment of Phaeacidiphilus oryzae TH49 DNA contains the following:
- a CDS encoding IclR family transcriptional regulator: MDNSSGVGVLDKAALVLGALESGPATLAGLVSSTGLARPTAHRLAVALEHHRLVTRDMQGRFILGPRLAELAAAAGEDRLLAAAGPVLTHLRDVTGESAQLYRRQGEMRICVAAAERLSGLRDTVPVGSTLPMKAGSAAQVLLAWEEPERLHRGLQGARFTATALSGVRRRGWAQSIGEREPGVASVSAPVRGPSNRVVAAVSVSGPIERLTRHPGRLHAQAIAEAANRLTEALRRA; encoded by the coding sequence ATGGACAACTCTAGCGGCGTCGGCGTTCTCGACAAGGCTGCTCTGGTGTTGGGGGCGCTGGAGTCCGGCCCCGCGACCCTGGCAGGCCTGGTCTCCTCCACCGGTCTCGCGCGGCCCACCGCGCACCGGCTGGCGGTCGCCCTCGAACATCACCGTCTCGTCACCCGGGACATGCAGGGACGATTCATTCTCGGGCCCCGGCTGGCCGAGCTGGCCGCCGCGGCGGGCGAGGACCGGCTGCTGGCGGCGGCCGGGCCGGTGCTCACGCATCTGCGGGACGTGACGGGCGAGAGCGCCCAGCTGTACCGGCGGCAGGGCGAGATGCGGATCTGCGTGGCGGCGGCGGAGCGGCTCTCCGGGCTGCGGGACACCGTGCCGGTCGGCAGCACCCTGCCGATGAAGGCCGGGTCGGCGGCGCAGGTGCTGCTGGCCTGGGAGGAGCCCGAGCGGTTGCATCGGGGCCTGCAGGGGGCGCGCTTCACCGCCACCGCGCTGTCGGGGGTGCGGCGGCGGGGGTGGGCTCAGTCCATCGGCGAGCGGGAGCCGGGGGTCGCGTCGGTGTCCGCGCCGGTTCGCGGGCCGTCGAACCGGGTGGTGGCGGCGGTGTCCGTGTCCGGGCCGATCGAGCGGCTGACCCGGCATCCCGGGCGGCTGCACGCGCAGGCGATCGCCGAGGCGGCGAACCGCCTCACCGAGGCGCTGCGGCGGGCGTAG
- a CDS encoding ATP-binding cassette domain-containing protein, producing MLLQLDRVSRRYGVRTALHPTDLAVDSGECVALLGHNGSGKSTLLRIAAGRDTPNTGTARFEGRPMDENDPVVRARVAVVGDTTAYYPDLTVREHLALVAVAHGVDDPLSWIDHILELQHLTEHGDALPAALSSGQLQAMQLAAALVRPRDLLILDEPEQRLDPSARHRLAELLRGELSDGVAVLFATHHPELALSVAARAVLLDEGAVLLSGDPQEVIPKAFLL from the coding sequence ATGCTGCTTCAGCTGGACCGGGTGAGCCGCCGCTACGGCGTCCGCACCGCGCTCCACCCGACCGACCTGGCCGTCGACTCCGGCGAGTGCGTGGCCCTCCTCGGCCACAACGGCTCCGGCAAATCGACCCTGCTGCGGATCGCCGCCGGACGGGACACCCCGAACACCGGCACGGCCCGCTTCGAAGGCCGCCCGATGGACGAGAACGACCCGGTCGTCCGCGCCCGGGTCGCCGTCGTCGGCGACACCACCGCGTACTACCCGGATCTGACGGTGCGTGAGCATCTGGCGCTGGTGGCGGTGGCGCACGGGGTGGACGACCCCCTCTCCTGGATCGACCACATCCTGGAGCTCCAGCACCTCACCGAGCACGGCGACGCGCTGCCCGCCGCCCTCTCCTCCGGCCAACTCCAGGCCATGCAGCTGGCGGCGGCCCTGGTCCGCCCGCGCGACCTGCTGATCCTCGACGAACCCGAGCAGCGGCTCGACCCCAGCGCCCGGCACCGCCTCGCCGAGTTGCTGCGCGGCGAACTCTCCGACGGTGTCGCCGTCCTGTTCGCCACCCACCATCCCGAGCTGGCCCTCTCGGTCGCCGCCCGGGCGGTCCTCCTCGACGAGGGCGCGGTGCTGCTCTCCGGCGACCCCCAGGAGGTCATCCCGAAGGCGTTCCTCCTGTGA
- the gltX gene encoding glutamate--tRNA ligase, producing MADVKDPSVRVRFCPSPTGNPHVGLIRTALFNWAFARHNGGTFVFRIEDTDAARDSEESYNQLLDSLRWLGFDWDEGPEVGGPHAPYRQSQRMDLYRDVAEKLLAAGRAYRCYCTTEELEERREAARKAGRPSGYDGHCRDLTVDQIAAYQAEGRSSIVRFRMPDRAITFEDLVRGEITVTPENVTDYGIVRANGAPLYTLVNPVDDALMGITHVLRGEDLLSSTPRQIALYEALGEIGVSDGHVPAFGHLPYVMGEGNKKLSKRDPQASLNLYRERGFLPEGLLNYLALLGWSLAEDRDFFSVEEMVDAFELGKVNSNPARFDLKKAEALNAQHLRALPPEEFVRRLIPYLQAAGLLPAEPTAGQLALLAKAAPLTQERMVVLGEVVGMLGFLFVAPEDFALDPADAEKVLTPDAAPVLAASIKAIEALPAFDDPDAIQAALREALVEGLGLKPKHAFTPLRVAVTGRRVSPPLFESMELLGREETLRRLAGALERCS from the coding sequence GTGGCTGACGTCAAGGACCCCTCGGTCCGGGTCCGTTTCTGTCCCTCCCCGACCGGCAACCCGCATGTCGGCCTGATCCGGACCGCCCTCTTCAACTGGGCCTTCGCCCGGCACAACGGCGGCACCTTCGTCTTCCGGATCGAGGACACCGACGCCGCCCGCGACTCCGAGGAGTCCTACAACCAGCTGCTGGACTCGCTGCGCTGGCTCGGCTTCGACTGGGACGAGGGCCCCGAGGTCGGCGGCCCCCACGCGCCGTACCGGCAGTCGCAGCGGATGGACCTCTACCGCGACGTCGCCGAGAAGCTGCTCGCCGCCGGCCGGGCGTACCGCTGCTACTGCACCACCGAGGAGCTGGAGGAGCGCCGCGAGGCCGCCCGCAAGGCCGGCCGGCCCTCCGGCTACGACGGCCACTGCCGCGATCTGACGGTCGATCAGATCGCCGCCTACCAGGCCGAGGGCCGCAGCTCCATCGTCCGCTTCCGGATGCCCGACCGGGCGATCACCTTCGAGGACCTGGTCCGCGGCGAGATCACGGTCACCCCGGAGAACGTCACCGACTACGGCATCGTGCGCGCCAACGGCGCCCCGCTGTACACCCTGGTGAACCCGGTGGACGACGCCCTGATGGGGATCACCCACGTGCTCCGCGGCGAGGACCTCCTCTCCTCCACCCCCCGCCAGATCGCCCTCTACGAGGCGCTCGGCGAGATCGGCGTCAGCGACGGCCACGTCCCCGCCTTCGGCCACCTGCCGTATGTGATGGGCGAGGGCAACAAGAAGCTGTCCAAGCGCGACCCGCAGGCCTCGCTCAACCTCTACCGGGAGCGCGGCTTCCTTCCCGAGGGGCTGCTCAACTACCTGGCGCTGCTCGGCTGGTCGCTCGCCGAGGACCGGGACTTCTTCTCCGTCGAGGAGATGGTCGACGCCTTCGAGCTGGGCAAGGTCAACTCCAACCCGGCCCGCTTCGACCTGAAGAAGGCCGAGGCGCTCAACGCCCAGCACCTGCGGGCGCTCCCGCCGGAGGAGTTCGTCCGGCGGCTGATCCCGTACCTCCAGGCCGCCGGGCTGCTGCCGGCCGAGCCCACCGCCGGGCAGCTCGCCCTCCTCGCGAAGGCGGCGCCGCTGACCCAGGAGCGGATGGTGGTCCTGGGCGAGGTGGTCGGGATGCTCGGCTTCCTCTTCGTCGCGCCCGAGGACTTCGCCCTCGACCCGGCCGACGCCGAGAAGGTGCTCACCCCGGACGCCGCCCCGGTGCTGGCCGCCTCCATCAAGGCGATCGAGGCCCTGCCGGCCTTCGACGACCCGGACGCCATCCAGGCCGCGCTGCGCGAGGCCCTGGTCGAAGGCCTCGGCCTCAAGCCGAAGCACGCCTTCACCCCCCTCCGCGTCGCCGTCACCGGCCGCCGGGTCTCCCCGCCGCTCTTCGAGTCGATGGAGCTCCTCGGCCGCGAGGAGACCCTCCGCAGGCTGGCCGGCGCGCTGGAGCGCTGCTCCTGA